The following are encoded in a window of Terriglobia bacterium genomic DNA:
- a CDS encoding aminotransferase class III-fold pyridoxal phosphate-dependent enzyme — protein sequence PYCYRCAFDCTDNCYNCGQQYAAELERAIEAADGKAAGFIFEPMSGATLGAVTPPPGYLQAVAEICRRHGVLLIADEVMTGMGRTGRNFAVEHWQVSPDILITAKGLSSGYAPLGAVIASKKVVDAIAAGSGAFLHGFTYNAHPSSVAAGRAVLRRIRSQNLVHVADSGAEGTPGSALKKALESLRDVDAVGEVRGLGMLWGVEFVADKKTKAPFPQEKNFSGLVGQACLRRGLLVYPMQGSVDGVAGDHLLIAPPAVITAEQIDWAVEQLRSAIKEAS from the coding sequence TGCCGTATTGCTATCGCTGTGCCTTCGACTGCACGGATAACTGCTATAACTGCGGCCAGCAATATGCCGCCGAACTGGAACGGGCGATCGAAGCGGCGGACGGCAAAGCCGCGGGCTTTATTTTCGAGCCCATGAGCGGTGCGACGCTGGGCGCGGTCACGCCGCCGCCCGGATATTTGCAGGCCGTCGCCGAAATCTGCCGTCGCCACGGCGTGCTGCTGATCGCAGACGAGGTCATGACCGGTATGGGCCGCACCGGCCGCAACTTCGCGGTCGAGCACTGGCAGGTTTCGCCGGACATTCTGATCACGGCGAAGGGTCTTTCTTCGGGATACGCACCGTTAGGAGCCGTGATTGCCAGCAAGAAAGTCGTCGATGCCATCGCCGCCGGCTCGGGGGCGTTCCTGCACGGATTCACCTACAACGCGCATCCGAGTTCCGTGGCGGCAGGACGCGCGGTGCTGCGGCGCATCCGGTCTCAGAACCTGGTACACGTCGCCGATTCTGGCGCGGAGGGAACTCCGGGCTCTGCGTTGAAGAAAGCGCTCGAAAGTCTGCGCGATGTGGACGCCGTCGGCGAGGTGCGCGGGTTGGGCATGCTGTGGGGCGTCGAGTTTGTCGCCGACAAAAAGACCAAGGCACCTTTTCCGCAAGAGAAGAACTTTTCCGGCTTGGTTGGGCAGGCATGTCTTCGCCGAGGGCTGCTGGTTTATCCCATGCAGGGTTCGGTGGACGGCGTCGCTGGCGACCACCTGCTGATTGCGCCGCCGGCGGTGATCACTGCAGAGCAAATCGATTGGGCTGTCGAGCAACTGCGGTCCGCGATCAAAGAGGCGTCGTAG
- a CDS encoding CDP-alcohol phosphatidyltransferase family protein, with the protein MATSLIDFAEQINPKTLAEARRANFRQATRVHGSFLASAEKRALVWMAERMPAWVNSDHLTILGFGAQIATGVCYALAVHDRRMLLAAIVCLAVNWFGDSLDGTLARVRQQQRPRYGFYVDHIIDSIGAVAMMGGLALSGYMHPVIAVGLLIAFLLLSIQSYLATYTLGEFHISFWRFGPTELRILLAIGNLALLRWAWVIHGRYRLFDVGGAIGLVGMTAMLTFVSVKNTVRLYREERIG; encoded by the coding sequence ATGGCTACCTCGTTAATCGATTTTGCGGAACAGATCAACCCTAAGACCCTGGCCGAGGCTCGCCGCGCCAACTTCCGGCAGGCGACCCGCGTCCATGGAAGTTTCCTGGCGTCCGCCGAGAAACGGGCTCTGGTCTGGATGGCCGAGCGCATGCCCGCCTGGGTTAATTCCGACCACCTGACCATCCTCGGCTTCGGCGCCCAGATCGCGACTGGCGTCTGCTACGCCCTCGCTGTCCATGACCGCCGCATGCTGCTCGCCGCCATTGTGTGTCTGGCGGTGAACTGGTTCGGCGACAGCCTCGACGGTACGCTCGCCCGCGTGCGCCAGCAGCAGCGTCCGCGCTACGGCTTCTACGTGGACCACATCATCGATTCGATCGGCGCGGTCGCCATGATGGGCGGACTGGCGCTCTCGGGATACATGCATCCCGTGATCGCCGTTGGTTTGCTGATTGCCTTCTTGCTGCTTTCCATTCAGTCGTATCTGGCCACGTACACGCTGGGTGAGTTCCACATTTCGTTCTGGCGCTTTGGTCCGACCGAGCTGCGGATCCTGCTCGCCATCGGCAACCTGGCGCTGCTTCGCTGGGCGTGGGTGATCCACGGACGCTACCGCCTGTTCGACGTCGGCGGTGCGATCGGGCTGGTGGGAATGACGGCAATGCTGACTTTCGTCAGCGTGAAAAATACCGTTCGACTGTACCGGGAAGAGAGGATCGGGTGA